The DNA segment TCTGGGGACAACGGGCAATATTTGCGTGCGGCCGGATAACGTAGGCCTATCCAGTCAAACTTCCTCCTCCGGGCGACAAGTTATAGGCTACACTCTGATAAGCAACCTACGACTCCAGAATGTAGTTGGAGATGATGGACGACGTCGACAACGCGATCTTTCAGTTTCAGTAGGCCTATAGTCGCAGAGTGGAACGTTTCTCCAAAGAATTCACAAACATCGACATTTCTTGTAGGTCTTTCTGGCGCAGATGGCATTTCGGGGAGGGGGTGCAGGCGCCCCGACTAACCAGTAGGGATCGCTAATACATCGACCAGGACACCAACCGTTTTATACCTGCCTCATCTAATCTAAGGAACCGAGATACTATAGGACCATAATTAAGAATATAAACAGAGTTGTGTTAATATACACTAACTGTCTAACAACATGACAGTGATGGAATGTGTACAATTAAACTAATAAAAATGTAAGGTGAGTTTGTTCATCGTCTTCTAACAGTAGGCTATGCAAGAAGCATACCAAGTTGATCACTACTGAGTTTTTGCATTCAATTTCCActataatatattcatatagACACGAAGACCTGCCTGTTTGGATTCTACAACTTGGCTTTTTAGGCCAATTGGTTTTTCTGAACTTTTTCTTTCATCGCCTACACATTTTAATAACATGACATGTGACAACAGTTTCAAAAGGCCAAGAAGGCAAATGAGggggacatttttttttactatgaAACCACTATTACAGTAAAAACgatgacgtttttttttttatttgcatttacCATCAAGTAGAGATGTGAATCTTCAAATATCTCGCGATTTAATTTAGGGCATTTGGGTTACAACGCATTCCAAAATATATTTCACcacaaagtaaagtaaaaaaagtaCATAGGCGTGCTCATTTTCGCAGCTATAATGTGTGGGGCAATGTATGGCATGAAAGCAGTAAGATTATGCAGGCTAGTTTTTCAGATTTGGAAAATCATCAACTGTTTGCAGTAGGCTAATTGAAACACACAAAGTTAATCCTTAAACATACAATAGGTTTTTGGAAGTTGTGAACAATCATAGGAGATGAGAATATATTCTACTCACTTTTTTAATCAACAAGGTCAAATTGGTATCTTGACCCTGTCCATCTTGCGTTTGGAGGACACAGAAAGCCTCTATATATTTCTATACAGACCAATTTGTTTCCAGTTTCAAAGCATATGCATCGTATCCTAAACGAGAATGGTATGAAATGGTTGCTCCCCATTTAATATTGGGCTATTGGACTGAAGTAGCCTACTTCATCGCATTTCACAAATTTGAAATTTCATTTTTTGCTTCAGGAAAATATTCTACTCGACCAATAATCGCACCAAAATCAGAAATCCCTTCTCAATATTGGGCCCTTTGGTCGGTGAAGGCAAAACAATTAAATGCTAAGGGGTAGAACATGAGATATACACAAagaccactttttttttctcccaatcATTAGTGTATGCTACTTTGTTTGCAATACACTATGATGTTGATTCCCCTGAAACAGAAAAGACCAACAAGCAGACCTGCGGATTGGTCGTTAGTTTGATGCGCTGCAAGTTGATCCATGCATCAAAATTGGCCCAgcgcttcttctttttcttggcGGAGGCGTAGACATAGGCCATCGAAACTAGGGCGGCGCCTGCCGATATGAGTGCAATCCACGGGCCTTTGGACCTAAACAACTAAAAAGGAAGTGAAACAAAACAATTATTTCTACCAGTGCCCAATTATATGGTGTATTCGTTTGCCTTCACCACCTGTTGCACCTCGGACACACTCGGCCCCACACGGTCCTCCTCATGGCCTCACGCAGCGCCGGACTGCCCCACACGTACACGGCTGACGTGCACACGGCGCTGAGGCGCGCCAATGTGGCAAAAGGATTTAGGGCCTCGTTTACGAAATTCAATCCCATTCCGAACATAAATCTCAATACGATATTGACGAATGAGGGTATCCACAATAGCAAAAAAAGTATAAccacaaaaaatataatttttaagGATTCtttcttgctatctctctctgcgCCCGGGGGGTCTCGCTCAAGCTGGTATTTGGCAACAAAGTACAGTTTTATTGTCATGATTACTTTAGTGAGTATCACCAGTTGCAGAGAGAGGATGCTAAAAACAAACAGATCAGTCGCTTTCGAGATGGGAATCACATTTCGAACGAGTAAAACTCCAAAGACATGCACCCAACAATACACATTAATTCCCACAACAATGTGTTTCGTTACGAAGCGGCTGTAAATAAATGGATAGCAAACTGCAAAATATCTGTCAAACTGTGCGAACAAAAATGTCAGGATGTTGACCCCAAGAAATGAGGATAAGACATTATATGTGCCATTTCTCGGAGGATATCCTTCGTATACATCAAACAAACCGAGGTAGTACACCGAAAAGCCAACCAGCGTATCACAAATGCTAGTGTTCACCATGAAAATAAACCTATTTTGAATGCGAAGTGTTTTTGTTGCCAATATTCCGATTGTTACGGTGCCAGATAAGAGGACAGCTGCTGTTCCAAGCAACAGTTGGAAAATAAAGATGAGGTAATCCAGAGGACTGTCAAAATCGACTGCAAGAGGCACACCCCCTACGTCTGTGATATTGAAGCCATGCAGCATCGTATTGGTGCGTGCTGCCAATGTCACACCGATtgttttatacagtagcctaTTTTCTCTGGAGAGCTCATGTTCGTTTTCCCCCTccgatttttctttctttgcacAGACATGAATGCTTGAAACATGTAGGCCTAGTCCAAACCTACTACACTGCCCTTTATTGTGTGTTTTCTAAACTTTTGTTGGAAACAGGACACAAGTAGGCCTAATATTTTTGATGGATCCCTTTCATACTCAAAGCCCGTGTGCCTCAttaacaagtaggcctactatttagGCTAATGAAGGCTATCAGGATACAACTTTGTCAGCGGAGTTTCGGATTACATTACGGGGTACACTCGGGGCTCAGCCCGTAGGCCTTTTATTTAGAAAACAAGCTCTATTTTGGTTTCCCGTGGAATCTAGCACCTTATGTTCAAATACATAGATGTTTGGTCATAATCATGGACATCTGGACCATTGAACTGCTGTATCGCAAAAAAAAATTACCTGATTAATTCTGAATAGTCAAattataataaattataattatataggaATAAGTAATAGTATAATCACAGTTCTTTACAGCTGCTATCATCAAACAAACTTTACAGAGAAGAAAAACTTTTTCATCTATTGAGTGTGTTGGAATATTAAATAGCCTACTCtttcaaggacacacacacacacacacacacagacacacacacacacacacacacacacacacacacacacacacacacacacacacacacacacacacacacacacacacacacacacacacacacacacacacacacacacacacacacacacacacacactaaaaaagacacacacacacacacacacacacacacacaaacacataaacatggTTGCTGATGCTATAGGGACACTGCTATTTATTCCAGCATTGGACGTGACGGGTAAGAAGATATACATACAAGTGTCTTCTTTATCGTTCTCGGGAAACCATCGGCTATCGTCTGACGACGATTTATCTCTGGGGACAACGGGCAATATTTGCGTGCGGCCGGATAACGTAGGACTATATCGAGTCAAACTTCCTCCTCCGGGCGATAAGTTATAGGCTACACTCTGATAAGCAACCTACGACTCCAGAATGTAGTTGGAGATGATGGACGACGTCGACAACGCGATCTTTCAGTAGTCGCAGAGTGGAACGTTTCTCCAAAGAATTCACAAACATCGACATTTCTTGTAGGTCATTCTGGCGCAGATGGCATTTggggaggaggtgcaggcgCCCCGACTAACCAGTAGGGATCGCTAATGCATCGACCAGGACACCAACCGTTTTATACCTGCCTCATCTAATCTAAGGAACCGAGATACTATAGGACCATAATTAAGAATATAAACACAGTTGTATTAATATACACTAACTGTCTAACAACATGACAGTGATGGAATGTGTACAATTTAACTAATAAAAATGTGAGGTGAGTTTGTTCATCGTCTTCTAACAGTAGGCTATGCAAGAAGCATACCAAGTTGATCACTACTGAGTTTTTGCATTCAATTTCCActataatatattcatatagACACGAAGACCTGCCTGTTTGGATTCTACAACTTGGCTTTTTAGGCCAATTGGTTTTTCTGAACTTTTTCTTTCATCGCCTACACATTTTAATAACATGACATGTGACAACAGTTTCAAAAGGCCAAGAAGGCAAATGAGggggacatttttttttactatgaAACCACTATTACAGTAAAAACGatgacgtttttttttatttgcatttacCATCAAGTAGAGATGTGAATCTTCAAATATCTCTCGATTTAATTTAGGGCATTTGGGTTACAACGCATTCCAAAATATATTTCACcacaaagtaaagtaaaaaaaagtacaGAGGCGTGCTCATTTTCGCAGCTATAATGTGTGGGGCAATGTATGGCATGAAAGCAGTAAGAATATGCAGGCTAGTTTTTCATATTTGGAAAATCATCAACTGATTGCATTGAAACACACAAAGTTAATCCTTAAACATACTATAGGTTTTTGGAAGTTGTGAAGTAATCTACAATCATAGGAGATGAGAATATATTCTACTCACTTTTTTAATCAACAAGGTCAAATTGGTATCTTGACCCTGTCCATCTTGCGTTTGGAGGACACAGAAAGCCTCTATATATTTCTATACAGACCAATTCGTTTCCAGTTTCAAAGCATATGCATTATATCCTAAACGAGAATGGTATGAAATGGTTGCGCCCCATTTAATATTGGGCTATTGGACTGAAGTAGCCTACTTCATCGCATTTCACAAATTTGAAATTTCATTTTTTGCTTCAGGAAAATATTCTACTTGACCAATAATCGCACCAAAATCAGAAATCCCTTCTCAATATTGGGCCCTTTGGTCGGTGAAGGCAAAACAATTAAATGCTAAGGGGTAGAACATGAGATATACACAAagaccactttttttttctcccaatcATTAGTGTATGCTACTTTGTTTGCAATACATTATGATGTATTATGAAGGAAGTGAAACAAAACAATTATTTCTACCAGTGCCCAATTATATGGTGTATTCGTTTGCCTTCACCACCTGTTGCACTTCGGACACACTCGGCCCCACACGGTCCTCCTCATGGCCTCACGCAGCGCCGGACTGCCCCACACGTACACGGCTGACGTGCACACGGCGCTGAGGCGCGCCAATGTGGCAAAAGGATTTAGGGCCTCGTTTACGAAATTCAATCCCATTCCGAACATAAATCTCAATACGATATTGACGAATGAGGGTATCCACAATAGCAAAAAAATTATAAccacaaaaaatataatttttaagGATTCtttcttgctatctctctctgcgCCCGGGGGGTCTCGCTCAAGCTGGTATTTGGCAACAAAGTACAGTTTTATTGTCATGATTACTTTAGTGAGTATCACCAGTTGCAGAGAGAGGATGCTAAAAACAAACAGATCAGTCGCTTTCGAGAGGGGAATCACATTTCGAGCGAGTAGATGGGCAAAGTTATACAACCAACAATACACATTAATTCCCACAACAATGTGTTTCGTTACGAAGCGGCTGTAAATAAATGGATAGCAAACTGCAAAATATCTGTCAAACTGTGCGAACAAAAATGTCAGGATGTTGACCCCAAGAAATGAGGGTAAGACATTATATGTGCCATTTCTCGGAGGATATCCTTCGTATACATCAAACAAACCGAGGTAGTACACCGAAAAGCCAACCAGCGTATCACAAATGCTAGTGTTCACCATGAAAATAAACCTATTTTGAATGCGAAGTGTTTTTGTTGCCAATATTCCGATTGTTACGGTGCCAGATAAGAGGACAGCTGCTGTTCCAAGCAACAGCTGGAAAATAAAGATGAGGTAATCCAGAGGACTGTCAAAATCGACTGCAAGAGGCACACCCCCTGCGTCTGTGATATTGAAGCCATGCAGCATCGTATTGGTGCGTGCTGCCGATGTCAAACCGATTGCttttataggcctactatatatTTTCTCTGGAGAGCTCATGTTTTTTCTACGTCGTTTTCCACCTCTTGAAAGCTTGAAACAGTTAGTCCATAGACATATACCGAGCAATATTCCCTTCTAAACTTCTGTTGGAAGGcataatacaatttaatttaattttagaCGATCCTTTTCATGGTCGAAGCCAACATAACTTTGGTTATGTTGTTAGTGAAGCCTATTAAGATGCAAGATGCATATTAAAATGCATTTTGTCAGTGGCGTTTCTAGGATTAGAGTTTTTTGATGAACAAGCTCTATTTTTATGCTTCATGTACTCTGGCACCTTATGTTAAAAATACATGTTCACTCATGAAAATGTGGACCATTGAACTGTTGTAATGCAAAAACGGAATAATTCGCAATGGTTAAATGAACTGGATGGCAATAATCAAAGGGTGTTTGattatttgaaatgttcatcagtgttgttattttaaagaggatgttttattttcaaaaactGGGTGAGGCTAATAATTTTCTATGATGCAATGATATTGATTTCATTTGCACAAACCTGGACTGAAGCTGAAGAGCCATGCCTATTTCAATTTAAGAACCTCTAAGATTTTTACTGCTTTCCTCCCTCATGTCctgtaagaaaaataaaaaaaggcttgttttgtatgttttattGCATTAATTGATATTCATTGGATAAACTCAAATTGTATATGCCTTTACAGGCTATTTAATTGCTAAAGTAGCTAAAAAGcatattacaaaaaaataatacaccCCATTTCTATCCAAAATTGGCCCTTACGCGTCCAGTGGAATCAGGCCTATACAAAGAAAAGGTGCCGACCCCTGCCTAGTGTTTAAGGCCATGTTACAGCGGACCATGGGTGACAGCAAGGGCTGCCTTCATTGTCTCAAATTGAAGGGTCTGGTTCGTTTTAAACTGAATAAGGGTATTCAACTCTGAATTTATAGCCTATGTTTGGACTCTGAGGCTCTGGCCcaacaacaggaagtgatggaATTGGTGGATTTAAACAACCCGCCCTTTATTTGAGCCTAGTATGACTTGTCCTATATAGGAAAGGCTTTCAAAGCATCATCCAATGTTCCATCTAAACACATTGGAAACACTGCTACAAATCAATTCGCCTGTGGACATGTTTTTCAACTTTGGGGTCGAAAGGAGCCTGAACCATGGCCCTTATCTTAATAAAAAAGTGAATGTGCACTTCACTCTTAACTTTTTCTTGTTATGAAATAGAGGTCTGATATGCGTATTGGATCGGAAGGGTGTGTTCATAGTTCTCGGAAAATGTTCAGCTCAAAAAATGTGGACAGTATTGGTGCATTATAAGCTAGAGATTTGACTGCATTTCCTTTGGAAGTTTGATGTAacataaatcaattaattgtGTCAAATAAAAGTacttaaatcaatgagctttgTTCTTTTCACGAATAGGTTATCGACTGTGTCTGCTTTTGAGTATGGGCTAAGCCTGCCAAATCACATAACTACAAATGGCTGAAGTGCAATAGTCGTAAATCTTCATCTGGGTTTGTGTAAAACACTTTACATATTAATTGTCAAAATCACTTATGTAAGCACAACTATTTGTAAAAGAATAACACTCACAGGTATATTGACCCAAAAATTCGACTGAATGTGAAGTCAACACAACAGCCATCATCCATCgatttataataatacaatcaTCGATGTCAACGATGATTTAATCCGACCCAAAAGTTGAGGGCACAATGAAATAGGTCGGGTTAAGCATAGCTCTCTCTTGCACATCGAACAGACGGGTAACACACTTAATATTTAGACTCCATTCATCCACTCACGGTGAGCATAACAGCGGTGTTAAATTTTAGCTTTCGCTGTCGTGTGTGCATAGCCTCGTCTGGGAATGTTTAAGAACATTCATTTTCTACCACGAAGATGAATAATATTTTACAACCATAGCGTAGTAAGATTcgcagccccgcctcctcccctttTGCAGTCAACCAATGAGACCAAAGGGCCCTGATTTGAACCtatggctggttcagactacacgattctcagaTACGCAGACAGATCAGATGGGTCAATTGACCATACGCGTTCTCAATGTAATTGCCTTCCACTACATGTTTTATATGAAATCATTTCTAGCTTATCTTATTTTTGGAATGAATGGCTGTTTCAGATCAGACTTAAATCAAAATgtcatacatttaaaatataaatagcCATACTGAAACTTTTCAATTAGTCCTATTAGCCCATGGTTTCAGACATTATTTGAAGCATCGATCCTTCGTATCTCAGACTGATTATTTTGCCAATTAAAATCATTTCAACATGAATAGTCATATGTGTTTTATTCAATATTTGCTCTTAATAACAACTGCATATACAAAGTTAATATATTAATTTGTATAGGCCTAGCTTTATACAATTTTGTATTTCCACACATAGGAAAAAGCTTGTGGAAGTAATTCCACAATTCATTGACCGAGAACAGAGTGTGTCGATTCATACATTTAAatgctgtttgtgtgcgtaatCCCATTGTGATTCATTCCATTGAGTTTCATTCCAATTCTGTTGTTAGAGAGggacacaaaaaaaagcaaaaacaagATAAACGAGTAAGCAATGTCCAAACAACATATGgacaacaatgtaaacatggtGAAGCTTAGGACGACCTTTCTTCCCGATGTTTTCATCCATTTACTATTCGTTGGAGTCTTTTTGGAATAAGTTCACTGCCTTGACTAATTCATTTATGATTTTGTCACGTTTAGAATGTAAACAGGTTTTACAAAATGATTCAGTAGGCCTATAAAATCTATCGGCCATACATTTACGCATTTGCATGAATGGTCTGAACCGTCGTTTTAGACTGTGCCCTACACGCAAGTTAAACGGAAATATGAGCACCGCTTTTGCAATCCCGTTATATCAATACAAATTGTGACATCTTTCTTCCATTATCCTCAAATCTGAAATGGCATATTTTAGAAAATGATTGCCAAACGATAATTTCAAGTAAACAGTTGAAAAGGTGGCCCTTACCTCCGTTTCGGACAAACTCTTCGCCACACAGTTCCCCAGACTGCCTCTCGCAATGCTGGGCTGCCCCAGATGTACAGCGCAGGAGTCACCAATGCATTCATGCGTGCCATAATTGCAAACAAGTTTGTAGCTTCGTTTCTAAACCGTAGACCCCTTCTAGTAAGCTGTCTTACAATAATATTGACGAAAGACGGGCCCCACAATGACAGGAAACatattacaacaaaaacaatgatgCGTAACGATTCCCGCTTGCTATCTCTGTCAGCGCTTGGCGCTTCCCGCGCTAACTGGTGCTTTGCTATAACATATAACTTAATAGTCATCGCAACTTTCGTGAGGACTATGATCTGAAGAGTCATGACACCAAAAGCATTTATTTCAGCCGCTTTTGAGATTGGTACCAGGTTCTGTGCCGCCACAATAGTATAAGTGTAAATCCAGCAAAGACAACAGATTGCAATTACAAAAGATCGAGTGATATAGCGTTTGTAAAAAAAAGGATGGCACACGGCAAAGTAACGGTCAAACTGAGCAAAGAGGAATGTTAACATGTTGACCCCTAGAAACGAGGGCAAAATATAATATGTTCCGTTTCTTGAAGGGTAACCCTCTTGGACATCGAAGAGACCGAGGTAATAAACAGACAGCCCCGTGAAGGTGTCGCCGATGCTCGTATTTAACATGAAAACGAAGCGATTCTGTGCTCGGAGCACTTTTGTGCTGAATATTGCAATGACAACCGAACCGGCAACAAGGACCGAGCTTGTTGCAAACAGTATATGGAAAGTGAAGACGAAAAAATCTTCTGGACTGTCAAAGTCTACGGACAAAGGAACCGAGGTATTGGAGAGCATCGTGGCTCTCTGCCAGAGCTTGAGACACAGTCCAAACCTTTGCCCAATTTATAGATCACTTGGGCCCTTGGGGTAATCTCCAATCAGTGCGCGCCTGACATGTCGACGGAAGAATAATCACAGTTTTTGTGcaattttgaaaagaaaaactcTCTTAACTCCTTTATTATAAACTACCCTTActctttttgttatttttcaatGGTTTTATGTTATCAGTGGAATTGGACTAAACGATATTATATGCATAACACACTGTTACTATCATTATTTTGTTCAGGGAGGCCTAATTgaaatattatatctaatatataaTCTAATTTTAATATGAGGTTTGTCTCTCATGTCGtatgtcgccttgcatggttgccTCCTCCTTCGGTGTGAATGTTTAAGTATAAACCgttgtaggtcgctttggataaagtgtctgctaaatgaaaatgtaaatgcCTCTGATGTTGACCCCTTCTAGTGTAAGCACTGTATAGGCCTTCATATTAAGAAGTTATGGTGTGACTACATGAGCAAGTCTATGGATTTACTAATCTAGTCCGGCTTCTTTTTTATGccatgtattgtttttttagTTATTAAATCAGGCTATGTGTTTTTTGCAGCTTTAACCGGGCAGCCATAAACTTAATTCCGTTGGTATTGCACATAATTGTGTTGCATCTATGAGTATTGATGCGTGCCGCACAtcttaatatatattaattcgCTGTTTTGATCCTAGATGCAGTTCTACATGCTTTTCTACAGGCTTGAAATCACGGTGAGGTGAGGCCAGTCATCTAAACGACGCAATAGCAAACTTCTTGAACATGTACGGAATTGGACCACTAGGTGGCATTAATAGCTCTGATTTCAACACGATGCACAAAGGCTCTTTACACATTTCTGAACTGGTTAATCTTTAAATATGATGCGATATGGATagcaaaaaaattataatcttAGAGTTAATCTATGAATTGAGTAAACACTGTAGAAGGGCTGTTTGTAAGCGCATCGTACATTTCGACAAGAAtacatgtatataatatatatatttaaattaaaggtcccatggcatgctactttatggatgctttaatcgagatattagtgggcccctaacacagtatttgaagacgttcccgaaattcagccgtggtgcagaattacagccactactaACCAGTCGATCATTgaacattgagctttccccgtttctgtgtctgtagctttgatgcaatgaggaggagagaggcgggtcaagcaGGATGGAGGGGCTGGCCCTGAGCAggttgcggccacggtaccatgcgtcctgctcgttttacaccaaacgctttagccactgggggacgatAGGCAGGCTATGGAAACTCATGTGTTAGAAAATCTCATAAAGGGAGAttgtcatgccatgggacctttaaactaaTACGTTAAAATGTGAGATTAGTCTTTCAATTTAACGATTTATGAGGCCTACCACATTCTGATCAAACACCAGGCCGGGCATTGATATGGCTTGTGAAGGGCTTTTCATTTAATTCCATTAATCTTCTGGTCAAACATTAATCTGCGTAAAACTGTGATGTATTGATAAGAATGAACCCACTCTCCGCACATTAAAGTTTGTATAGGCTACAGCCGGAAGTCTATCTTTGAAATCCATTTATATAAGCCTAAATTCGTGCTGTCAATCGTCAAAGAGATTCAAGCCATTCACAGTCAACAGCATT comes from the Gadus chalcogrammus isolate NIFS_2021 chromosome 6, NIFS_Gcha_1.0, whole genome shotgun sequence genome and includes:
- the LOC130384316 gene encoding trace amine-associated receptor 3-like; amino-acid sequence: MLHGFNITDAGGVPLAVDFDSPLDYLIFIFQLLLGTAAVLLSGTVTIGILATKTLRIQNRFIFMVNTSICDTLVGFSVYYLGLFDVYEGYPPRNGTYNVLPSFLGVNILTFLFAQFDRYFAVCYPFIYSRFVTKHIVVGINVYCWLYNFAHLLARNVIPLSKATDLFVFSILSLQLVILTKVIMTIKLYFVAKYQLERDPPGAERDSKKESLKIIFFVVIIFLLLWIPSFVNIVLRFMFGMGLNFVNEALNPFATLARLSAVCTSAVYVWGSPALREAMRRTVWGRVCPKCNRW
- the LOC130384317 gene encoding uncharacterized protein LOC130384317 encodes the protein MLSNTSVPLSVDFDSPEDFFVFTFHILFATSSVLVAGSVVIAIFSTKVLRAQNRFVFMLNTSIGDTFTGLSVYYLGLFDVQEGYPSRNGTYYILPSFLGVNMLTFLFAQFDRYFAVCHPFFYKRYITRSFVIAICCLCWIYTYTIVAAQNLVPISKAAEINAFGVMTLQIIVLTKVAMTIKLYVIAKHQLAREAPSADRDSKRESLRIIVFVVICFLSLWGPSFVNIIVRQLTRRGLRFRNEATNLFAIMARMNALVTPALYIWGSPALREAVWGTVWRRVCPKRR
- the LOC130384315 gene encoding trace amine-associated receptor 2-like; translation: MLHGFNITDVGGVPLAVDFDSPLDYLIFIFQLLLGTAAVLLSGTVTIGILATKTLRIQNRFIFMVNTSICDTLVGFSVYYLGLFDVYEGYPPRNGTYNVLSSFLGVNILTFLFAQFDRYFAVCYPFIYSRFVTKHIVVGINVYCWVHVFGVLLVRNVIPISKATDLFVFSILSLQLVILTKVIMTIKLYFVAKYQLERDPPGAERDSKKESLKIIFFVVILFLLLWIPSFVNIVLRFMFGMGLNFVNEALNPFATLARLSAVCTSAVYVWGSPALREAMRRTVWGRVCPRCNRW